The nucleotide sequence CGGACGCGGTGGACGCCTTCAGTGAGATTGACTGGCAGGCCGTTGGCGGTGATGGGACGACCGTTGGCGTCGTTCTGTGGCTTGCCATCGACGGTCCAGCTTTCGACTTTGGAGATGGTGATGGCTTTGCCATCAGAGTCGCGGGCGAGCATGCTGAGTTGCATCTCCACCTTGCCATCCTTCGGCGCGGCGCTGGTGCGTGCGTTCACGATTTCTGCGCTCAAGGGCATCACCGGCGGCGCTCCAGGTTTGGGGGATGAAGTTGGTGCGGATGGTGGCGGAGACTCTGTGCCTTTGGGTGGGTCTGAAGCCATCGCGGACTTCGGTGCTGGAATGTCAGCGGGTGCTTTTGGTGGGGTTGAAGACGGAGGTGGTGTGGCGTCAGCGGACTTGGGTGCGGCCGGTGGTTCCCCTGGCTTGCTTGGCTCTGGTTTTTTGGATTCGTCGGGTGTCACAGTAGCAGTGGGCATGGGCGCAGGCGGTTCACCAGGTTTGGCTGGCTCGGCTTTCTTGGAGTCACCTGTTTTCGATGCCTCAGCGGCCTTTGGGTCTTCCGGCTTTTTGGGATCATCCGGGAGGGTGGTGGAGCGGCGGGAGGTCAGGGTGTTTGGAGATTGTGGGTTGCTGCCGGTGGGCATGGAGGATGGTGAGTCGCCCTTCTTCGAGTCGCCAGGAGCCCCCGGCATGGCTGCTTTGGGTGCTGATTCACCGGGCTGACTGCTTGCTGAGGCAAGGCTGCTTGTGGGTGAGTTGGCGGTACCGTTTCCGGGTCTCGTGCTTTTGGCTGAATCTGCACTGCCACGCTCTGGCTCCAACACGAGGATGTGTGTGGGAGTGGAGTTTACTGGAAGCAGCTTGCCGATGGCAGACTGGGGATACTGGGTGCTCCACCACCAGCCGAGCAGGGCCAGCAGGAGCAGGGCGAGCAAAAGCCAATACCACCACGGAATGGAGCTTTTGGTTTGAGGGACGCGATGCAGTGCTTCCTGCGGTGAGAGGGAGCTGCCAGCTTCTTTTTCCACGCCCCAGAGCACGAGCAGACGGCGGTTAGAGCCGCTGCCATAGAGGCGATACAGCTCGGGGTCTTTTTGCGGACTGGGAAGGCGGAAGGCGCGGATGATCTCGCGCTTCGTGGGGTCGGTGGCGGGATCGTTTTCTTTGGCTTTGAGCTGGGAGATGGCGGCCTCCAGCCGGGTGATTTCGGACTTGGGGACGTTCACGCCGGAGTCGAGCGGTGCGCTGCGGCTGCACACGTCCTGGCCGTTGCTGAGGTGCTGGTAAAAGATTTCCATGCGCCCATCACTGCCGGGGCGCTCCACTGCACGCGGCAGGAACTCGCCGAGGCATTGCAGGATGACTTGAGCATTCTCCGGCTGGAAGAACTCGCCTCCACCGTGGTAGGAGCGCACTTTGTAGTAGCCGCCTGCTTCGCGGCTTTGGTGCAGCGGCGTGGGGACAGCAGAGGCCAGTTGAAGACGAATGCCTTGGGTTTTATCGACGATGATGGCCATGTGATGCGGGGGTTAAACGGTGATGGTGGCGCGGTGGATGACCTCACGCTTGGCACCACGGACGCACCATGACTGCACCGTGAGGACGGACTGCGCGGAGACGCCGGGGCGCGGCTGGTAGAGCATGGTTTGATTTTGTGCGGCGGAGCCGGGCACCGGCACCTCCAGCTCACAGCGTCCGCTGCACTCGCGGTTGATCTGCTCCGCCATGGCCTGGGCCACGACGCTGGCATCATAGTCACCGAGGTTGCGTTCTTTAAGCCAGGCAAACAGGCGGCGCCCCACATCCCGCAGGGCGTCGGCGACGGCACGGGCATCTGTGTCACGCTGCGCGTAGGTGTAGAGGCTGAGGGTGGCAAAGAGCAGCCCGGCAGCGGTGGATGAGGCGCTGGGGTGCTGGGCATCCTCCATCATGGCATCCCGCCACGGGGCGATGCTGTCTTCCCGGAGCCAAGTGGGCAACAGGCTCTCCAACCAGTAACGAGTGCCATCCAGACGGGCGGCGCGTTCATTGACGATCTGCTCACGCTGGGTGAGTGCGGCTTCATTGGCGCTGACGTTTTGCTCCCGCGCATCCAGCTCTCTCTGCACAATGCCCGCCTTCTCTATGACGGCTTCATATTGGGCGCGGTAGGCCAGGATCTGGCTCTGCTCCTCTTTGAGTCGGTGGATTTGCAGCTCGGCGGCAGTAGCCTCTGCTGTGAGTCTATAATGCTGCTCGCTGGCTTTGGCGATGTCATTACTCCATTTCTCCAAATCAGCCGCCTGCTCGTCATTGGCAGCAGTGAGCCGCTCGAGTTCGGCTTTTGCCTGCTCGATCTGCTGCCAGAGCTGGGTGAGGTCTTCCTCCGCTTTTGCCACGTTCGGAGAAGGTGCCGATGGCGGCATGGGAATGGATGCCACGGGCGGCGCTGGCGGCGTCTGCACCGCCAGCAGCGCCACGACCTCTTGCTCGATTTGGCCTGGAACTTTGGTGAGCTGGTAGAGCAACTCTCGAAGGCGGTCTGGAAGGGTGTTTTCCATGGGAAAATGATCGGCGTGTTCAGGCGGCGGCATGTTCGGGCCAGGCGACATCGAAGCGCCCGGAGTCCACCCAGAAGTCTTCGTCTTCGAGCGTGCAGAGTTGGAGTTCCAGCCAGCCGTCGAGGCTCTTGCCGTCGCGCGTGGTGGGATGGGTCATGCGCAGGCTGGTCGGGTCTTCTTCACGCTCCAGGGTAACGATCACTGTGGCGGCGATAGCGTAGCCTGCCGCTTGCGCGGCTTTGCGGTCCTTCCAGCGCAGTTTGTAGATTTGCTCCGGTTTGGCGGCGGAGGGAAGGATTTTTCTACCAATGCGAGTGCCGACTTGCATGGGCACGGTCACTTTGTCTTTGCCGGGGACGGTGCCATCTGCGGGCTGCTTGCTGAGGTAGGGGTCGAGATACAGCGGATCAAACTTCCACGGCATGGCTTTTCCGGGCATCGCGCCCCAGTAAAACGGGAAGGGTTGGCCGTTGCCGACGCGCTTGATGCTCCAGTCACTCACGAGGCCGTGCTGGATGGCCTGATACAGCGCGGCTCCCACGGCAGTGACGGTTTTGGCGTCGTTGATGGTGGTGTTGGAACTCATCGGGTACCAATCACCCGCTGGATAGTTTTTCGCCTGAAGCACGCGCTGGGGCAGCACGGGGAGGTAGTCCTCCAGGAGAGCCTTTACTTGCGGCAGTTCGGAGGGCTTGCCGCTGAGCGTGATGAGGTCCACGCCAAAGGCGGTGACGTACTTCGCCAAGGACTGCACGAGCGGGCGGAAGACGAGGTCGATGCAGTTCCTCAGGCGCTCGGCATCGTGGAAGATGGGGTCTTGCTCGGGCATGACCTCGACTTCCAAAACGGCGCGGCACATGTCGTTGAACTCCTGGAGTGCGCCAGAGTCCACGAGGCGGCTTTCCGCACCCATGATGCGGTCAGGGGACCAGCTCGTGCCATCAGCGGAGGTATCCCGCCCTTCGGATAAATCTTTCAGCCACTGACGCACGATGGGCATGAAGACCAGCTTCACGATGCGTGACCAGCGGGCTTGATGAGCCGTCTTTTGAGGGCACTTCTGAAGATGTCCTCAAACTTACTCATCTGCTCATCGTCACCTAAAAAGCGCGAGCCGAGAGCTGGGAGTAGCACGGCTTCCACGATCTCCTTCGCCAAAGTATCCCCCGCGATGGTGCTGGAGTCGCGGAACAGTAGCTTGGCCTCCAGCTCGACTCCCTTACCCATAAGTAGATCACGATACTCGATGATGGAGATGTCCGTGGTGCCGCCGCCGATATCCACGGTCATGACCCGGACTCGGGCCTCGGTGCTTTTACCGCGCCCGAATAGCTCGATCCAGTTCTCGCCCTTATTGTCGAGCCGCACGATCTCGCTGTAGATGATGGGGAGCTGCGAGGCCACGGCCTCATCGAGATCCATGATCAGCTCCGGTCGGCTGCCGCCCTCCGTGACGAGTCGCCGATCTCGTAGATGAGCGAGGGTGAAAATATCAACCGCCTTTTGCCACTTGGCGCGGTAGTCATTGATCTCCCGCGTGGACCAGCCGGAGGGGAAGGTCACCAGCACACGGCGCAGGCGGCGCGGGACGAATTCACCATTGGCAGCCCGCCATTGCTCGGAAGTGATCTGCCGCACGGACTGCTCCAGGATGGCGAGCGCTGCCCATGTCATGGCATCCGCTCGCGGATAGCTGGGGCGGTCAGGGGCGGGTGTGGGGCGCTTGGAGTAATCTGCGTCTTCGTTAGGCGGGCTGTTGATGTCCCAGTCATGTCCATCGAGCGGCAGGAAGCGCAGCATGGAGCCGGCGAGCTTTGGCAGCTCCGTAGGGCGGCGTGATTGCGGGTTCCAGCGATTATGAACCATCGTCCACCACTCGCGGTGCTCGACGTCGAGCGAGTCTTTATCCCAGGCGTAGCGCTTCGGTGAACTGAGCGTGTAGTTACCACCTTCGTTGAGGTTTAGGTTCGCCAAAATTTCACGCGCACTGTCCCCCATGACGACGGGAGACATCTCCACAAACATCTGCGGCACACGTTGGGTGCCAGCGTAGTGCGTCTCCACGCGTGTCTTGCTCAGCATCCCATCTTTGACCTGCTTTTCCGTTTTGTGAATCTCCGTGGTAGGCGTGAAGCCGACACGCGGCGGCTCATAGTCGGCAAACATCGGCTCATGCAGGATGAACCATGAGTCCACGATGGAGCAGGTGTCGTCCTGCTTGCTGCCCACAAAATCGATGTAGTCCGCGCCGCGCTTGATGAAGCGGATGCTGTGGCAAAGCGTGCTCAGCTTGCCCGCCTGGGCGAAGTTATGCTCCAGCGCCAGCACGACGGTACGGGTGTTGCCGAAATCGACGATCAAGTCCACCTCACGCGGCTCTCCAGACGGTTTCTTCCATACGACATTCAGCACGGCCACGGTGACTTTTTCGCTGCCTAGCTCAAGCTCGATGGGGATGCTCTCCACATCATCTGGCAGGCGTGTCGGGTCCGTGGCCGCATAGGGGCTGGGATTCTCCGCGCCGTGCTGCCCAGCCTCTTGGGCGTGGTAGTCGCGTTTGGGTTCGTAGATCGAGCTGGGAGATATTTGTCCACGGCACACGCTCCTGCTCGCAAATGGTGCGCAGGGTGGAATGCGCCCGCAGCAGCTCCAGGCTGAACGGCAGGAAGGAGTAATGGTGCCCGCTCTCGGCGAATACCTTGATCTCGGTGATGGGTGCTTCTTGATCTGGCATGGCGTGCGGAGGGTGAGTAGTTTGGCTCTCCAGAGCCGAGTGCATTGGTAGTTGATGATTTTTCAGGCTTTAAGACAGGGGGCGATGAGCGCATCCAGCTCCGCATCCCCAGCCTGCGGCACGCGATTTCCAGCCTGGAAGCTCTTGATGGTCTCCAGACGGGCGAGCAGCGGCTTGATGATGCTGACGTAATGCGGTGATGCCTCCGGGTCATACTTCTGCTCGTCCTCCGCCTGGGCGAACTGGCGCAGCAGTTCTAGGCGCTGGGTGATTTCATTATCCACTCCATGAGGTGCGGCATCCGCCGGATTGCTCAGCAGGCTCGCGGCTCATTTTCACGGCAAGAAAGCGGCGGCAGTCCTGCGCCTCGCGTCTGCCGCTCAGCGTGCCCATGTTATCGCGGAAGAAGCGCACCACCTCCTCCACATTTGCCGCCTCCACGAGAGCGGCGAGGACGCGCTGCGCATGAGTGGCATCCTTGAAGCCAAGTTCCGCCACATGCGTTGCCGCCGCCCGGCTGGCACGCCAAGTGCGGAATTGCTTATCGACGAAGCTCCGCAGATTCGCACGCCGCGAAATGGCATTGGTGGGCAGCACCTCCAGCTCCTCGGGGTCGATGTTCAGGAAGCGGCGCAGCAGGCGGCTCAGGTTCGCCGCGCGGTCATAGTCGTGATCTTCCTTGGGCTTCTCGCTGAGTCGTTCGCCGATGCCGCGCATCCAGGCATCTAGCGCACGATTACGCTCATCCTGCGCAGCGTCTTTGGAAGGCAGATGTGGGGAGATTAACTCGATGAGGCGCTGTTTCGCCTCCTGCAGCCTTTGGGCCAGCAGAGCTGGGCGGCGGCTGGACGCAGCCTGCGTGGTGAGGCATTGGAAAAGGTAGTCCGTGCCGCCATTCGCCACCATTTGCTCGAAGGATTCGCGGTTGTCGCCAAAGCGTTCGATGAAGGCACGGTCTGCAAAAATTTCGGCCACCTTCTCCTGTACTTTCGCAGCAGGGAATGAAGGATGGATGCTGCCTTCCATCAGCCACGGATATGTGGTCGTGAACATATTGACCACACGCGGATCGGCGAGGTCGGCCAGCTTGGCGAACAGGCTGAAGTAGGAGTCCAAACCATTGCGAATGCCGCTGCTGCACACATCATTCACCAGCTTCGCGCAAAAGGTGATGACGAGGTTCAGCGGCATCACCCGGCCCTGTGGCGGCCATTTTTGACCATAGGCGCGCATCCAGCTTTGGATGCCGGAAACGAGCCTGCTTTGGCTGGCCGGGATGCTTACCCGCACGGGCGAGGATTGAGAAGCCATCGATGTCCAGCTCTACCGCTCGGCTGACGGCGATGGAGGCCGTTTTGCCACGTTTTAGCACCTCGGTGAGTCCCCGTACGAGATCAGCGGCCAACACGTCGTTGGTGATCTTTTTCGCGCCCTCGTGCTCATTACTCACGCCGGGGAAGTCCATCAAGTCCGCCTTTTCAAGGAAGGCAGCGACGACGGGTGCGCGCTGGGTCATCACATCTCTCCGCAGCGGCAGCCGCAGTTCCCACACGAGTCCCTGAAACAAGCCAAAATCCTCACCACCCTGCACTAGCGGACGATCCAAGCTCGCGCCCAACGAGACAGAGCCATCTGCCGCCACGCGGAAGCCCACGCTGTCCACGAAAGCTTTGATCACCACGCGCTCAGACTTCGCGTAGTGCTTGTAGGCGTCAATGTCGAGCAGCAGCGCGGCCAGCCGCCAGGAGCAGCGTAGCGTGCCGCTCGCGCCCCAGAGACCGATGAGCTGGGTGCGCTTCGTCTGGAGGCGATCACACAGGGTAATGAGACTGGGCCATGAGTCCCAAAGCAGTTCATTGGTGAATTCCCGCAGCGCCTTCTTGTTCGCCAAGTGCGGGTGATTCAACAGTATGGGCCGCAGCGTCCGCCACGGCTCTGTGAGGTTCGCATAGCGGCGGATGCCGGCCATGATGAGCAGGTCCAGCACGTTCGCCAACTGGTGCAGGGACTCGAAGCCCTCACGGTCAGGTGGTCCCGCAGCTTTTACGTTTTCCATCAAGGCGCGGAAGTTATCCATGCCCCAGGAGACTTCTTCCCCTGCTTGTTGCGCGGCTGACATTCACCTTAGCCAGCGGCCAGTGCGTGGAGAATCTGCGTGTCAGTGGCGAGCGTGATCTCCACCGGAAAGGCCGGGTCTGGCACCGCGTCCATCATCACAAAACGAGAATGCAGCCGCTGCCGTCCGCGCTGCCGTTGTAGGGATTGACGACGATGTTTGAGCTGTCGCTCTTGAGTTCACCCGCCGAAGCGCACTGGCTCGGCTTGGCTCCAAGTCAGGGCAGATTGCAGGCCCAACTCATCACCATCTACATCCAGGTAGCCGGAGAGCAGAGTGGATTTGCCTGTCTGTGATGGCCCCCACAAGGCCATGCAGGGCCGGGGATTTAGCCCTGATCGCTCAATGGCTGCCGCGCGATCATGCACGGCATAAAGCGAGTCCAGGCAGGAGCCGCGGCTCACCTCATACTGGTCTTCACGCTTGTGACCGTGTTCCCAATACCATTTCAAACAGTCATCGGCGAGGGTGCGGAGTTCTAGGGCAGTCATGGTGGTTAAAGGGTGTTTAAGTAGAGCCATCCGGGCGTTTGGCGAAGGCGGCACCCAGCAGCCCGGACTTCTTTGGGAGCAGGCGGAGGGAATTCGCTGGCGGATTCCGCCGCCGGAGGCGGTGCTGCTTTAAAGACAGCGGCGCTGGGCAGCTTGGCTGTAGCGGGTTGAGTCTCGCTGAGCCTGCGCGGCAGGCTTCAGCGCCGTCCCGCCCCATGGTGATGGCTTCGTGGCAGTCTGCGTCTGACCGGTGCCTCTTGCGGCTGCTCGGCCACCGGAAAAGGCGGCGGCTTGGCGGTAGGGGTGGCGGCGTCTTCTTGGTCGGTGCCCGGCGAGCAGGGCAGCAAGCTTTGCTTGCTTGGCCAGCTTCCTCATTGGCCTTTTCAGCAGCGGCCTTTTTCTTGGCTTCTTCCCTCTGCCTTCAGCTTCGCCATTCGGCACAGCTTCGGCGGCTTGTTGTTTCGCGGCTTGCGCCGCTTCCGCCTGCTTTTTCGCCAGCTTCTCGGCTTCAGCTTTCATGCGCGCTTCCTCGGCGGCACGCTCTGGTCCCGACGCTTTGCCTCAGCCGCTGCCAGCGCATCTGCTTTGGCTTTTTGCTTCGGCCTGGCGGGCTTCATCCTCCGCCCCCCTCAGCCCAGCCTGCTCCCTCGGCGAGCACGCGCTCCTTTTCCGTCGTGATCTTCTGGCACTCAGCTTCCTTTTGCCGCTCGACTTCCAGCGCCTCGCCCAGGATGTCGTCGTCCAGTTTGAATGTGAATGCAGCAGCCATGGTTCACGCGGTCTGCTTAGCTGATGGATTGCTCAATGCGCCGTCCCGCCACCTCCCAAGGGTGAAGGTTTTCGATCCCACGGGCAGGAGAAAACCAGCATCGTCGGCACACCGTCGTTCCAGGTTTTGGCGACATTTCCGGCATCATCGAAAACACGGCCCGTGGGTGCGACCATGGCATTTTCATCTACCACCTCGGCGAAGATGTCCCGTAAATCACGCATCGTGGAGGCGATCTTGTGGTCCCATATGTCCACCTCCAGCCCTAACGCGTCCGGGAGGTCATCGAGCCTGCTCCATCTGCGCCCTCATCCCATGCTCACCCACGCCGATGAGCACGCATTTGATCGGTTTGGCAGTCCCCGCAGCAACTCGGCGCGACAGATCAGCGGGTGTAGCTTTTCACCGCCTCCAAGTCATCCAACCGCCCGTCCGTGACGAAGACATAGAAGCCCTAATCTGCGTCGGCGAAGCGCTCCACGAAGTAGCGCAGTGCAGGCAGAAGGGTGTGCTCACCCCAGTTCTGCGGGCCTGCATAGCTGGCGCTGCGTGCTTGATCTGCAGTCAGATCACCCATTTCCTCGATCTGGTCGCCCTTGTCGCCACATGCCCAATAAATCACTGAGGTGCCGCCATCCGCGTCGATCTTTTCCGCCTGCAGGGAATGACCTCTCTCGTGCGATGGGCTCCACCATGTTTGGCTCCTTCACGAGAAGCCCCTGTTTCAGCAACTCATCCCAGCCGTTTTGATGATACGGCACCAC is from Verrucomicrobiaceae bacterium and encodes:
- a CDS encoding virulence factor SrfB, coding for MKLVFMPIVRQWLKDLSEGRDTSADGTSWSPDRIMGAESRLVDSGALQEFNDMCRAVLEVEVMPEQDPIFHDAERLRNCIDLVFRPLVQSLAKYVTAFGVDLITLSGKPSELPQVKALLEDYLPVLPQRVLQAKNYPAGDWYPMSSNTTINDAKTVTAVGAALYQAIQHGLVSDWSIKRVGNGQPFPFYWGAMPGKAMPWKFDPLYLDPYLSKQPADGTVPGKDKVTVPMQVGTRIGRKILPSAAKPEQIYKLRWKDRKAAQAAGYAIAATVIVTLEREEDPTSLRMTHPTTRDGKSLDGWLELQLCTLEDEDFWVDSGRFDVAWPEHAAA
- a CDS encoding virulence factor SrfB, translating into MCRGQISPSSIYEPKRDYHAQEAGQHGAENPSPYAATDPTRLPDDVESIPIELELGSEKVTVAVLNVVWKKPSGEPREVDLIVDFGNTRTVVLALEHNFAQAGKLSTLCHSIRFIKRGADYIDFVGSKQDDTCSIVDSWFILHEPMFADYEPPRVGFTPTTEIHKTEKQVKDGMLSKTRVETHYAGTQRVPQMFVEMSPVVMGDSAREILANLNLNEGGNYTLSSPKRYAWDKDSLDVEHREWWTMVHNRWNPQSRRPTELPKLAGSMLRFLPLDGHDWDINSPPNEDADYSKRPTPAPDRPSYPRADAMTWAALAILEQSVRQITSEQWRAANGEFVPRRLRRVLVTFPSGWSTREINDYRAKWQKAVDIFTLAHLRDRRLVTEGGSRPELIMDLDEAVASQLPIIYSEIVRLDNKGENWIELFGRGKSTEARVRVMTVDIGGGTTDISIIEYRDLLMGKGVELEAKLLFRDSSTIAGDTLAKEIVEAVLLPALGSRFLGDDEQMSKFEDIFRSALKRRLIKPAGHAS